The genomic region TGCAAACATAGGGCTTCGACAGTATTGCTTTAGCCTTCGTAAACACGTGTAAATACAAACGCGCATGCGTTAAAACTGCAGCCAATCACGAGCGAGCGCGGTGACACTGCATTggaagtaggtcaatccgttttcgAGAGTGAGTCGTTCATATAAATAGCAGTTGAAACGCGTTGCAAACATTCATTCTCTGCATCGATTTAGAAATCATGCCGACCAAGGGTGTTGCAAGCAAGGGCTCTAAGAAGGCCGCCACTAAGGCTAAGACCGCGCGCTCCACTGACAAGAAGAAGCGCAGGAGGAGGAGGGAATCCTACGCCATCTACATCTACAAAGTCTTGAAGCAGGTGCACCCCGACACCGGAGTGTCCAGCAAGGCCATGTCGATCATGAACAGCTTTGTCAACGACATCTTCGAGCGCATTGCTGCCGAGGCTTCCCGCCTTGCCCACTACAACAAGCGATCCACCATCACAAGCAGAGAGATCCAGACCGCTGTGCGTCTCCTGCTGCCTGGTGAGCTCGCCAAGCACGCCGTGTCCGAGGGCACAAAGGCTGTCACCAAGTACACCAGCAAGCAAGTAAACAACTTCTGTGGTGCTTCAAATCAAACGGCCCTTTTTAGGGCCACCCAACTTTCTTACGAAAGAATTGTCTTATTGTCACACGAACATAAATATCATTGCTTAATATTAGTGCcaaatagtaaaaacaaacaattttaagtataTGGCAGAGGTTTGTTTTGATTTGCCCTTTACACTATTCACGTAATAGAACGTGTTCAGACTACAAAACTCTACATAACATAAACGTTGAAAATAAGGGCCAAATAGTGTTCCTCCGTGAGTGTGGTCAAGTGTATAATCAATACTCGTACGTGTATCTTAGAAGTAACGATCTCGTATTACACACAGTTAGGGCATGTACCAACGGTTAGCATTTTATAGTCATAGGtttgttaaaaattattgaaattatcACCGAATGTTACGTTCCAACATACACGGAACAAGCACACAACGAAATAAAACTTGCCGAACATGTCGAAATAAACTTCGCGCTGATTGGTTGACCTGCTTTTGTAACGAGGACGCTGATTGGCTGAAATTGCTTAACTTCGCAAAGcaaagtaggtcaatccgtttttcgaaacaaaaacaaatatatatacggCAAAACGCGTTTGCCGAGGTATTTTCCTGTTGCACTCACAACCGAAAGCACAATCATGTCTGGACGCGGAAAGGGAGGAAAGACAAAGGGGAAGGCAAAGAGCCGCTCATCCAGGGCTGGACTTCAGTTCCCATGGGCAGAATCCACCGTCTCCTGCGCAAGGGCGAACTACGCCGAGCGTGTTGGAGCTGGTGCAACCCGTGTACTGGCTGCCGTTCTCGAGTACTTGGCCGCTGAAGTTCTCGAGCTGGCTGGCAAAGCTGCCCGAGACAACAAGAAGTCAAGAATCATCCCCTCGTCACCTGCAGCTCGCCATCCGCAACGACGAGGAGTTGAACAAACTTCTGTCTGGAGTCACATCGCTCAGGGTGGTGTGCTGCCAAACATCCAGCCGTTCTTCTGCCCAAGAAGACCAGCAGGCTGGTGGCAAATAAGACACCTTCTCTGGCTTGAAACGTTACCCAAACGGCCCTTTTTAGGGCCACCTAAACGATACTGAAAGAAATATCTCGTGACATTGTCAACAACTTATGCACTAACCAAACACTCATTAGCCGACCGACCTCACTCACTCACTTGCCTGCCTGTCCGCCCGCcgcccgctcgctcgctcgcaTCGCTCGCTCCCTCCCTCTTCCTTCATTCGCTTCCCTAACGATTAGGGAGTATAAATACATCGGtataacatacaaagaaatacCATTTTGGGTGCTTACCAGCCCTCTCTTCCAGACCACTGACGTAAACTAACGTAACGTCATAGGTCCACGCAGGCTTTAGGGGCCTTGAAGACAGAATAAGTCACACGTGTATTCGCTTGTTTTAGGCCATGTTCGAAAACATTTTTCATCCTTGCTCAGGCGGTTACCTACACCACCCAACCGGTCAGGCAACGCCGTGCGGATAGGGTGCGTGGGCTTCATAGCCAACCTCGTTCGGAAGACAGCAATGACCCATAAGCATCGCAGTATTACATTCCGGGTAGCTGGGAATGGGAGAGCAACCCACTGCTCGTACTTGGGGTCGAGTTATGTGCAGTTTTCAAACACTGGCAAGGGCCCCACCGAAAATCCTGGTACGAGAATTTGCTAGAGCACTGCCTTAAACAATAGCCTCTCCTACGCATGACTGACACTACCGAA from Dreissena polymorpha isolate Duluth1 unplaced genomic scaffold, UMN_Dpol_1.0 chrUn087, whole genome shotgun sequence harbors:
- the LOC127864027 gene encoding histone H2B-like is translated as MPTKGVASKGSKKAATKAKTARSTDKKKRRRRRESYAIYIYKVLKQVHPDTGVSSKAMSIMNSFVNDIFERIAAEASRLAHYNKRSTITSREIQTAVRLLLPGELAKHAVSEGTKAVTKYTSKQTTKLYIT